From the genome of Acidimicrobiia bacterium, one region includes:
- a CDS encoding thioesterase family protein, whose protein sequence is MPFVHHVRPRYAEVDAQGVVFNAHWLTYFDESQTRFFEALGLKPKVAFFTDFDIMVVKAVIEWEGPAGFDDDVAIAVHVPRLGTASMDIEYTATCNGAPACVGVITYVSVVPGTHDSTPIPDEIREKLSSAAGG, encoded by the coding sequence GTGCCGTTCGTCCATCACGTGCGGCCGCGCTACGCGGAGGTCGACGCGCAGGGCGTGGTGTTCAACGCCCACTGGCTCACGTACTTCGACGAATCGCAGACGCGCTTCTTCGAGGCGCTCGGGCTGAAGCCCAAGGTCGCGTTCTTCACCGACTTCGACATCATGGTGGTGAAGGCGGTGATCGAGTGGGAAGGCCCTGCCGGGTTCGACGACGATGTCGCGATCGCAGTGCACGTACCGCGTCTCGGCACCGCGTCGATGGACATCGAGTACACCGCTACCTGCAATGGTGCGCCCGCGTGCGTGGGCGTCATCACGTACGTATCCGTTGTGCCGGGAACCCACGACTCCACGCCCATCCCCGACGAAATCCGTGAGAAACTGTCGTCGGCGGCGGGAGGTTGA
- a CDS encoding pyridoxamine 5'-phosphate oxidase family protein, which produces MTSCREVEQAAPALTAALEGRFAAHKHALLATLRRDGSPRVSGIETSFRNGELWLAMMPDSRKAADLRRDPRFALHAAPIDLDLVDGDAKLDGRAIEVTDPAELERFVAGHDQAPPPSGVGLFRAELTGASLTRVEGDWLVIDSWREGEGTRQRRRQ; this is translated from the coding sequence ATGACGTCGTGCCGAGAAGTCGAGCAGGCTGCACCGGCCCTTACCGCGGCGTTGGAGGGCCGATTTGCCGCCCACAAGCACGCGCTCCTGGCCACACTGCGGCGGGACGGGTCACCCCGGGTCAGCGGGATCGAGACGTCGTTCCGGAACGGCGAGCTCTGGCTGGCGATGATGCCCGACTCCCGCAAGGCCGCCGACCTGCGGCGAGACCCGCGGTTCGCGCTCCACGCCGCTCCCATCGACCTCGACCTCGTCGACGGCGACGCCAAGCTCGACGGCCGGGCGATCGAGGTGACCGATCCGGCTGAACTCGAGCGCTTTGTCGCCGGCCACGACCAAGCCCCACCGCCGAGCGGCGTCGGCCTCTTTCGCGCCGAGCTCACCGGCGCGTCGCTCACGCGCGTCGAGGGCGACTGGCTGGTGATCGACTCGTGGCGCGAGGGTGAGGGAACACGGCAGCGGCGCCGTCAGTAG